A single Tachypleus tridentatus isolate NWPU-2018 chromosome 9, ASM421037v1, whole genome shotgun sequence DNA region contains:
- the LOC143225999 gene encoding histone-lysine N-methyltransferase SETMAR-like — MKVDVSEEHIRYIMLYECNKGNSAAETTQSIKDVYDAESLNDRKCRRWFQKFISGDYSLNDAPRLDHPVECNDGLLLAALDKYRAITVEELEQKLNSTHSTVYCHLQ; from the coding sequence atgaaggtagatgtgtctgaggaacacattaggtacataatgctttatgagtgcaataaaggcaatagtgcagcagaaactacacaaagcATTAAAGATGTTTATGATGCGGAGTCTCTTAATGacagaaaatgtcgaaggtggtttcagaagttcatatcaggtgactacagcttaaatgATGCGCCACGTTTAGATCATCCTGTTGAATGTAATGATGGCTTGCTGCTGGCTGCCCTTGATAAATATCGTgctataacagttgaagaactagaacagaagcttaattcaacccattcaacggTTTACTGTCATCTTCAATAG